The window cttgcgATCTCGACCACCCCGAACACCGCCTCTGGTGGGATGATACATCTTCGCCGATCGATGCTTCGATTTCTGTCGATGAGTCGGGTGAGTCAGTTTCCGAGTTACCCTAATAGAAGCAGGatttaagagataaatatttctTGACGAATCTGAACCGTTCAAGCAAGATGGACGGTTTGAGTTGTGCCACGCCAATATAAGTAGCAGCCATGTCAAATGTTCTtaggaaaaaatattacattatatccAAACCGGCACTATAAATACGGAAACTTCTAGGGCCATTTGACTGCGAATTCGGACTCTTTTGTAAAGCGAAAGGAAATATCCAGATCGTTGAAAAATGGCCATGAGATCCGTGCTGAGTCGAATCTCGGCGAGTGTGTCTCGTTCCATGGAGTTTACTCGGGGTGCGACTCGCTACTTCAGTGACGGCAAGGGCCGGGTTCTGGGCGAGGAGGAGCGCGCTGCCGAAAACGTCTACATTAAGGTCTTCTATTTCTCTATAACTATTTCATTCCCTGTGTGGTTTGCTAAGAAAATGGTAGAAAACTTAGGAAAATGAGACTTCCGTTATTTTGGGAGCTGAGAAA is drawn from Juglans regia cultivar Chandler chromosome 5, Walnut 2.0, whole genome shotgun sequence and contains these coding sequences:
- the LOC108981071 gene encoding ATPase inhibitor, mitochondrial-like, which codes for MAMRSVLSRISASVSRSMEFTRGATRYFSDGKGRVLGEEERAAENVYIKKMEKERLEKLKQKTEKEKAEKAKEDGDKKSEGTHQD